One Candidatus Nitrotoga arctica genomic window, TTCACATAGAACCAAGATAATTAATCAGACAGTCGTGTTTGCTTTATCCGAAACAAACACACTACAAATTCAATATTGACAATATTTCTGAATGATTCATGGGTGTCCGCAATTTGAATTTAAAATTGAATCTTTATGCTATTGGCGGATTTTATAAATCCAAGGTGATACATAAACATGGACAAGATACTGCTTTTTCAAATCATGAAGTACGTGCTGTGGAATCCTCCTGGACGCATCTTCAATCGTTATGGTGGAAATGCCATTATCACGCGCTGGCCATATACCTTCTCCTGCCAGTGCGCAACTTTTGTGCCAAAAATCCGACAGGCGCAAAGCTTGACGCGAAAGACAGCGTATTGAACTCGACTATTATCAACCTGTGTTCGAATCTATTCGGTTGTATCCCATTTCAGCGATGAAAAAATTTTTCGGTATCAATATTTTTGCTTTATTTTGGCGAGCCTGTCCGCTTTACATGCTGGCGGCATTTCTGGTTACTGCAAATTCTTATGCCGACAATCAAGAACCCGCTATTGTTGTCATTTCATTCCCTTCAACCAGTGAAAACACGATTTCCCGAAGCACGTTACGCGCTATCTTTGGCATGCGCCTGAGCAAGTGGCCAGCGGATGCACAGGTCAAGGTTTTCGTGATGAAGGATGATGCACCTGAGCATGGCGCATTCAGCAAGAATATTCTGCAAGTATTCCCCCATCAATTGCGATTAGCGTGGGATCGGCAGGTATTTTCCGGGCAGGGCCAATATCCAGAGCAAGTCGCCTCTTCGCAAGAAATGCTATCTAAAATAGCATCAACCCCCGGGGCGGTTGGCTATATCAAAACAAGCGAGGTCACGAATAATGTGCGTATCCTTCAAATTCGCTAAAACTGTAGTTGAAAGATTTGTCCCGTGTGTTTTATTGCTTTGGACTACGTTTGCGCATGCCATAGATCTAATGGGTAGCGAGTTGCAGCTGCATGGGTTTCTCACTCAGGGCGTGGTGATCACCAGCGACAATAATTTCCTCGGTCAGAGTAATAAAAAAGCGAGTACAGACTTTAGAGAAATAGGAGTGAATGCTTCCCTGCGGCCAACTTCCGATTTGCAGCTGTCCGCCGGCTTGCTTTCGCATAAGGCCGGGGCGACCGATAACGGCGAAGTGCGACTGGATTACGGGCTAATCGACTGGACAGCATCGTCGAACGAGCAAGGCCGTAGCGGGATCCGCTTGGGGCGGCTGAAGAATAGCTTTGGACTGTATAACAAGACTCGCGATGTCGCTTTCACTCGTCCCAGTATCCTGTTGCCGCAATCCATTTATTTCGAGCGCACGCGCAACCTTACCATTGCAGGTGATGGAGCAGAGCTTTATATCGATCGCAATTATGAAGCTGGCAACCTGTTCGTGACTCTCGCCCTCGGCAAACCCCAGATTGGTAGTGAAGCGAGCAAGGTGGCCTTGGTTGGCTTGACCCCCAATGGTAGCTTTGAATCAAAACTGGTGCCGATTTTCCAGGTGATATACGAGGGGGACGGTGGCAAATATCGTCTTGGGTTTACCGCAGTGCACTTTGATGCGAGTTATAATCCTGGCGTGAGGGATGTACTGCAGGCAGGACAACTGAAGTATACGCCAAAAATTTTTTCTGCCCAATACAATGCCGAAAGCTGGAGTGTGACCAGTGAGTATGCCTTGCGTCCAGTTTCAACCCGGAATTTTGGTCCGAATTCTCCGGATGCCTTTAATGATGGACAAAGCTATTATGTTCAGGGCAGCTACCGGTTGGCTCCAAAATGGGAAGCACTGCTGCGGTACGATGTGACGTATATCGACAGAGGGGATCGTGATGGCAAGGCATTTGCTGCGGCGACGCACCTGCCGAGCTTTACTCGCTTTTCCAAAGACTGGACTGCAGGAGTGCGCTTCGATTTGACCCCCGAGTTCATGCTGCGTGCCGAGTACCATCGCGTTGACGGCACAGGCTACTTGCCGGTTCAGGATAACCCTAACCCCCGGACTCTGGAGCGCCGCTGGGATATGTTCATGCTACTGGCTTCCTTCCGGTTTTAGTGACTCTCATGTCGGATAGCCGATCCTCTGGTTCAGGCCGTAGTACATTCAGGTTCTTGAGTCTGAAGTGGAAGGTGCTACTAACGCTGGGTGTGGTGATGATCTCGGTTAATGGCACACTTTCCTGGCTACATTTTCATGATTTGAAGGCACGCTTCGAGGAGCAACGTACCGCTTCGCGCGAGCGCCTGATTTCTGAAGCTATCGCTGTGCACACTGATTCTGCTCTGCGTTTACAAACGATGGCCAGCATGCTCGCAACGGTTGGCGCGGGAGGTGTATTCCAGTTGGAGCCGATATCTCGGCGGCTTCATGAGCACCTCGATAATTATTGGCCTGTCTTGCAGCTCGATCTAGACATCAATTCCATGAAGGTGTATTCCAGGACGGGAGTTGTTCTGGCCGCTTGGCATGCAGATGCACTCTCCGATATAGAGCAGAATGACCGTGTGCATGCCGTAATTTCGCAAGAGCGCGCCATGCATTGGACGCACTGTCGACAGACATGCACACAGTTTGCTGCAGCTCCAATCCTGTCGGCGGGCCAAGTGGTTGGAGTAGTTGTTTTGGGTAGTTCTCTGACAGCAGTGATTGTTTCCTTCAACCGTTTATCCGGGGCCGATCTTGGCGTGCTGGCCCCTGACGGCTTTATTATGGATAAAAACTCACTGCCCAACTTGGGTTTGCAGGTAGTCGCCCTGAGCGGCTCCGAACGTAATCTTCCGCTACTTCATCAACTAAGGGTTTTGCCACCGAAGCAAAGCAAAACAAATTGGCAATTGGTACCTTACCAGGACAAGCAATTCGAATTGTCGTTTGTGACTATGGATGATGGCAGTGACGCATATTCCGGCGCCATGCTAGTGGTGATTGATAATTTGACTCAGTCCTTGGC contains:
- a CDS encoding OprO/OprP family phosphate-selective porin is translated as MLWTTFAHAIDLMGSELQLHGFLTQGVVITSDNNFLGQSNKKASTDFREIGVNASLRPTSDLQLSAGLLSHKAGATDNGEVRLDYGLIDWTASSNEQGRSGIRLGRLKNSFGLYNKTRDVAFTRPSILLPQSIYFERTRNLTIAGDGAELYIDRNYEAGNLFVTLALGKPQIGSEASKVALVGLTPNGSFESKLVPIFQVIYEGDGGKYRLGFTAVHFDASYNPGVRDVLQAGQLKYTPKIFSAQYNAESWSVTSEYALRPVSTRNFGPNSPDAFNDGQSYYVQGSYRLAPKWEALLRYDVTYIDRGDRDGKAFAAATHLPSFTRFSKDWTAGVRFDLTPEFMLRAEYHRVDGTGYLPVQDNPNPRTLERRWDMFMLLASFRF
- a CDS encoding substrate-binding domain-containing protein encodes the protein MKKFFGINIFALFWRACPLYMLAAFLVTANSYADNQEPAIVVISFPSTSENTISRSTLRAIFGMRLSKWPADAQVKVFVMKDDAPEHGAFSKNILQVFPHQLRLAWDRQVFSGQGQYPEQVASSQEMLSKIASTPGAVGYIKTSEVTNNVRILQIR